From Gossypium raimondii isolate GPD5lz chromosome 11, ASM2569854v1, whole genome shotgun sequence:
gagcaaattgcATCAGATCGGACACGGAAGACCTTTGAATTACAAATATGAAGAAACATAAACACACCATAGCACATATATTATTAAGGCACGTGCCATTACTGAAACACATTGTTCAATTTGTTAAGACCTATGAAGCTTTACATTCACTAGCAAATGTAAGGTTTAAACAAAGCTGCTATTGGCATTTATGAACCGATGCTTTAAACGGGAAAAATACAAGAGTCTGAACTCTGTTGTAGCCTAATTGATAAGCATCAACCagttaaataaattacattACATTCTTGAATCTATCCTAGCTTCTATATTGAAGTATCAGAATGTTCAATGCAAGAACATGGCTGACGGGCAACGGCATGTGCgctaaaaattttgaagtcaCCAACCGTCTACTCTTTTCTGTCTTGATTATAAGCCACCATCAATGATGGTGGATAATAATAGCCCTTGTACAAATTCACACCTATTTGCCTTCTCCGAGTGCTCCTTATCTGACAATGGCGACGGGTGAGCATCTCTGCACACCATAGAACTATCATGAATTTGTATTCGGTGAAGGGGAAAAAAGCTTTTAAAGTAATAACCACCGGTAGAAAAACAGGAAGGTAAAACCATATCCCGGTACCATTAACAGCAGAAGACAACATTAACCTTGTATGTCCCAAAAGAGGTGAATCAAAGGAAATCaattagaaaaatgaaacatCTACTTGACTGTAGGAGCTTAAACTTGCTATCAGGATTGCATTAAGTAGAAGATTAAATGGGAGCAAAGCCTCATAAGACACTGTTCTCATTCTTAGTTTCCCACTAACCATCGCTGGATTTTATAGTCCCTTCTTTTTCCTCAACATGTAAGTCAATGTCGTTATGGTGTGTAGCAATTTGGTTAAGCTCTAGAATTTAGAAAACCAAAAGTTATCTCTTATTTTTTCATGTATCATACCTCTTTAACAATTGAAAGAGAATAACATAATCATGCTGTTGCAGCATGGTTTCCAAAGGGTGTAGCTTAGCTCAACCACGGAagaaaaaatcttaaaaatagataaaataactTACTTTTCTAATATATTCTCATTGGAGCCTTTTTCTTCCATGGTCACTTCAGTAGGAGTGACAGGCTGTACACTTTCGGATGAATCAGCTGGAGGTGCACTGTAAAGAAATGAAAGCAATGGATCGGGTGCTGTATTGGACGAAGAGAGTGAAGACCACGACCTGGAAAGAAGAGACTGATAATGTGCATCATGCAACTCCTTCCTCAAGGAAGAAAGAGTTGAATAAGAGTCGCCTTTACCAAAATCTAATTTGTGGTTACTGTAATCATTGGTCAAGGAACACAACTCATGAACCTCAAAGCATCACAAGGTCTCAGAAACATAAAA
This genomic window contains:
- the LOC105802995 gene encoding protein DEHYDRATION-INDUCED 19 homolog 3, coding for MEDDTWSFAFSASSRSYQSTVKSQSDLCIDFEEIEEDDELMTEYPCPYCSEDFDLLGLCCHIDEEHHLEAGYGVCPVCAQRVGMNMVDHITAQHGNIFRSNHKLDFGKGDSYSTLSSLRKELHDAHYQSLLSRSWSSLSSSNTAPDPLLSFLYSAPPADSSESVQPVTPTEVTMEEKGSNENILEKDAHPSPLSDKEHSEKANRCEFVQGLLLSTIIDGGL